The nucleotide sequence gtttgagtgtgtgagatttctCTGCATTTATGTGAATGTAATCAAgcgtgtgtgtattcatgtccTATTATTTTTCCAGGTCCCGGACAGGTTTGTGGAGGTGTCTGAAGTGGCACTACGGGAGTTCTTCACCGCTATCCAGAGTGGACGCGATGCTGACCCCTGCTGGAAAAAGTCCATCTACAAAATCATCTGCAAACTCGACAGCCCTGTGCCTGACAGCTTCCGCTTGCCAGGCTGCCCCATGGATTCACACCGAATGGTCTAAAGATGTTCAtgagcattctctctctctctctttctctctctctctctctctctctctctctctctctctctctctctctatatatatatatatcctacacacacacacacacacacacatcctattTTAAGGATTAATGTGGatgaatacacaaacacattgacCAAATGGATTGGAGTGCGCATAAACATAGTTCAGTTCAGATTATCTGACAAAAGCATATGTACATTCAAACACATTACATGCCAAAAGTTTGAAAGCAAACCTTTCCAGAATTAATCATGATTCCACCCCCCACCCTGCAAAAAAAATTTCCGAGCATAATGTGTTTTTaaggcaaaaaaatatattcagtAATGCAGTAAAGCATTTTCCATTTAAAATGGAGTTTTACTGCAATCATATATATGTGAGCTCACATTCAGATGCTCCTGAAAATCTGATTTCAGGTATGTTAAATTAGGACTAAATAGTTCAATTAGTGAGTGTTAAAATTCAAAGGCCATGAATACCAGGCTTTTTAAATATAGCATGTTAAAACATGAGCTCATCAATGCAAAGACAATGTGTCATTATACATGTTGTGCTGTGCTTGCTTCCGCACTTTTGGCCTGTAGTGTATACATATACCTGCTGAAATATCACATATACCATTTGTATAAACTGAAAGTGAATTCATGGTGATTTTTTTGCCTTCCGGATTTAAGAGACAGAAATACATATGGCACAAATGGTGAAGTCGGTGGCCTTTTCGAATGTATAAACTCTAAACAGGTCATTGACAGGCATTTTGGAATTTTGGCTATACTGTTCCAGAGTTATAAGCATTATTTGAAGATATTTAAAAGGCTTTTTCTATTTAACATGCTAAAACCttatttacatgtatttatCAAGAAAACGACAAGAAAACAACCGTGGCCCTTGGTGTGGTTCAGTGTAATTTTATATTCAATTTGCTTATTTGTCATAATGTTTGAAATGATGTGGCTATTTCATAAGACATTGAGTGTACAAAAGTGAATTTTGATGTGATAGTACTACTTGTAATTAAACGTGAAACTTCAAGCACTTATACTAGCAACATTTTATTCCATGCATGTAAAACTACACAAATGCCATTGTCTACTTGACACTTACACATgcaaaatttttattatttcctgtGCCAGGATCAGCAAAAATATGCATGTGTAGAGAAAGAGGAAGGGGGTAGGGTCCACACATACTGCCTGAACAGACTAACGTTTGCCACTGTGCTCTATTACCTTATACTTGAAATAAGTGTACTACATATGGTTAACTTATTTAAGTAACTGCTCCAACAGCCTATGAGATTATTATGTAATtagatttttgttattattctaGTGAtagtaaaatgttaaaatgtgtcTATCACCTACTAGATCCATATAAAGTGAATAACTAGCTACAAAGTGAGTGTATAAGCACAAAAAGTTTCACTAGAACAGTAGAGCAATTAAATCTTATGGAACAGCTGTGGTAAAGCAGCAAGGATGATAATTAAGTGAATGGTAAATGCACCACCTTATGCTGATGTATGGCAAACTCTTTACAGTTCAAAATAACTACAAGAAGCGAACAGCATATTACACAATATTTCATACACACTTTATTTAAATTAGGGCCCAGGtttcaatcctgagcttgggtgaAATTCTGTGCATGTTCTTCTTGTGTTTGTAAgattttcctccaggttctcctttCACCTTTTCCCAAAGACATGCCCCTAGGGGGTGAATGAGTTTGGGAATGTGCATGTGTTGATGCTTTCCATGGCCTGGGGTCGCAGGGTGTATCCCGTCCACATGATTCCAGGGATAGGCTCTAGATCCACTGTTACCCTGATAATGCAGTcacaatgagtgagtgatgcgTGCCAGTTTGCATTATTCACTATAGAGGGCTTAGTGGTAGGcatatttgcctcacacctctgggtATGTACAAAAGACTTGTAGACTTGAttagagtttgtgtgttttccctGTGCTCTAGGGATTTAATCCAGGTATTTCGGTTTTCTCAcctgtccaaagacatgcattgtaggctgattggcatctctaaagtGTCTGTAGTGTGCAATAGGTTGGCACCCTGATCAGAGTGGCCCCTGCCTCATACCCCAAGTCCCCtgctatagaaaatgaatggatggaaaaGTGACAGGTTATGCCAAGACAATAGAACAGACATTCTGGTGTGAAATGTATGATTTGAATTGGATTCATCTGGTTTAAAGGATTCTCATGTACTGCATAAAAAGACAGTAATGGTGGATAATATCTTTCTTTTCACCTGCATACTGGTGACGTGTAGGAGAAGATCATTGGGggaaaaatgttataaatggGATTGACACTGGGAAATCGTACACAGAATAGACACCGTAAAATGGTTGTCTTTAAGATTATTCCCTAGGAAAATATCCTTTTCAAATCCAGAGTTTTAGCCTATATATGGAACATTGGAGCGTAAGTGTAATCGCCTGATGAGGAGCGCGAGACAAGACGCGATGTAGAAACAACTCCATCCTGTCATTCTGCTGCCAgctcaggcacacacacacacactaaaggccaactttatttcattatagCCGCATTTAGCCCTGATTTAGTGTTTGAGATTAATTAgtcatattaataaattaatataataatgtgtaaGCTGGAGGTCATTGGTCAGAAAAAGGCActgggcagtgttggtgttaaaataatatatagacGAGATCTAATCTGAAAAAATCTATTTTCCCCCCTTCTTGGTCTTGTCCTGCAGTGTGCAggcatgtgtgcgtgcgtgcgtgcatgttgcggtgtgggtgttgtgtagcGCGCGCGATTCCTGTACTCGTGACTCGTGATGGCGCTGCCGcggctgctgctgttgctgctggaGCTCGCGCTTAACGCCTGTTGCTTCATCTGTGGAATTATCACCGCCGCTTCCGTCACTCTCACCCaggtaaaaacaaaaagcacttTTATGTTAAAATAGTTAGATTTATGAGTGTATGTTGCATGTGAATTGCACGGCTTTGTTACTTCAGTGCGCAACTTGCGTGAGTCAGTGTGAAGCAAAATCCAAGTTAGCAACAAACcttttctgattaaaaaaatgacacaatgtAGTCAAATCTTCTCTTACACATAGCCGATTTTGTCCTGCAACAGCATAGTGTTAGTTAAGCTATAGTTTGATTCTTAAAGAAACTTTCCCCCACtttttatacttcactatataCAGAATACTTCCTTGCGTTTCCATTGCGTTTTCTTTGCAGATGCGCGTGAACAATATTTTGTTGGTTGGCATAACAAAAAGGACgtgttaaaaacatttttcGCAAACAAGAACACACTCATGGAAGTGAGAGTTAAACGTTCACGGTGTGTCATATGACTAGTGAAAGGAGTTCAGGCATGTTGGGTATTTTTAAGTTTCCGTAAGAGGATTAAGCAGTAACACAAAAAAGCCATGCGAAAATGGCGGGGAGATTACACCATTTTCTTTGGAAGTGCACAAAACTCGCAAATCATGTGAACATTATGTTGTAAATAAGGAAGCAGATAAAAGTAGACAGCGCGACCCTTTTCGTCTCTTCCGCCTCTGCCTGTTGGTCACGTGACCAAACTGTCGCTTTGTATCTGAATCACTGACGTCGGAGGAGTGAAGAGAAGTGTTTGAGATTTCGCTTTCACACTGTTAACACAGGAAAGTCCCAtacatacaccgaccaggcataacattttgatcacctgcctaatattgtgaccctgtcgccggttcaccactgttccttccttggaccacttttgatagatactgaccactgcagaccgggaacaccccacaagagctgcagttttggagatgctctgatccagtcgtctagccatcacaatttggtccttgtcaaactcgctcaagtccttacacttgcccatttttcctgcttctaacacatcaaatttgaggacaaaatgttcacttgctgcctaatatatcccacccactaacaggtgccatgatgaggagatcatcagtgttattcacttcacctctcactgctcataatgttatgcctgatcggtgtatcggACCATGGATTCATGTAACAGTCTCACCTGAAAGCATACCTagaaacttattattattttgtcactTTTCAATAAAATGCAAGAACTATAATCCTCATatgattttttatattatttactacAAATCATTGTTAATTTGACTCATACTCACTTTCATGTTCACACACAGGGGGATTTTTCAGGGAAGTGTTTGCTGTATGGGTCTGTGCGCTTAAACAACTCAGAAATCGACGTGAGCTGGTCCAGCGCTCCTTCTCTCTGTTACTTTGTGTCaggcatctctgtgtgtgtggctgtcttctgcttctccaCCACCCTCTACTGGGTGTACTCGTTCTGTGTGGATGGAGAGGTCAAAAGGTGAGAGAATTATTTGTTGCCTGTTAATAATAAGCctgattatataaaatatgcaGAATATTAGCACTGCCACACATAGACATGAAATCTATAGGGTAATGCATGCAAAGATTTTAGCAGTGTACTGTAGGATTGCTTGTCATTTCTCACATGTGCATGTCCTGCCGCTTTAAGAGAGAGAATATGGATGACTTTCTCACTGCTTGTAAGTGgagtcttcctcttcttcctcctggTGACGGGATGCATCCTGAAAGTGGGCCGAGACAAATTTTGCGAATCCGTGATCAAAACGGTGCCCAATATATCCAGGTGAGAATAATACTTCACAATTATATAAAGAAAGCCTAGAAGTGGTGATGAAAGTGCTGGGTCTGAACAGAAACAAGTGGCTCTTGGTTAGTGTAAtagctgtgtgtttttcaggtgtGATGGAGCACAGAGCCAGAAATGGAAAAGCCCTTTGATTGGGTCTAGTTTCTACACCAAACTACTTAATGCTGAGGTATGTTGCCACATCTTTTCTGCTTTAATCATCTGAATATTTGACTGCATTGCCATTTCCCACAGTGGTGATGTCCTTCTTAGGTGAATACCAAATTTattcacactgcattaaaataATTTGGTCATTTCATGTATCTTGCATTTGGATTGTATCCTGATGTAGGTTTTTATCTTACATGTGTTTTGGACCACTTCCCAAAGTGGTTTGATTGGATTTAAATCTATAGCAAATGTGTTTGCCCTCTATTTCAGCCTGTAGTTAATAAAAATTCTATTAAGCCTTACTACCTTTCactcttttttaagaattaaGGTATGCTCAGTGTGTATGGAATATAGTGATTATAAAAGGATGGAGAAATGAATATCAAGAACAAGAAgagcataaaaaagaaaataataataataataataataataataataataataataataataaaaaatgatgatgatactactactactactaataataataattcatcaaGTTCAATTATTAATTTTACTTGACATTACTTTATGGGTCATAATTGCATTATATTGCATTATATATTGCAAAGACCATTCAGAATTGATGTTTAGTGTGGATAGTGTTGAGAACTATGCAGTTGCACACCTCAGGCAGGCCAAATCCTATTATCTAGTGTTATTTATCCCCATTAACTCATGAGTTTACACAGGTGTGGTGATGAGCCacccacacattcacactcttgTTAGACTCAGCAGTAATCAGAAAGTTTTTCACACAAGTGTGAGAAAATGTTGGCTGCTCATTTTGCTTAAccattttccatttttcattcattttgcaCCATGTTTTTGTTCCTTGCCTGCTTTTCACTGCCTGTTCTCAGGTCTGCTTGGACTGCCTCATTTTAACGTAAATGTGTGAAAATTTCATTATGATTTTCTTTActtaattatttttgtattcattatcatctgtctctctttctccctttctctcccacTCGAATAGACGGCAGTATGGGTGAATTTCTTCATCTGGATAATAGTAGTTGTTCTGGTTGTGGTCCAGCGTAGAAGGGGCGCTGAGAACACTCGGCTAGAGGACCCCGGAGCCAGTCCTTCTGAAACAGAACCCTTCTTCAAACGGCCAGGACAGcccaactgaacacacacaagatGGCACAGGCACTGTGGCATGTACACATTGAACACACAATGAGCCAATCACAGAttgagataaacacacacacacacacagatgcaggcACAGTACTGGTTTTGGCTACCTCGGTCAGTGGTCGTGGTTTGCTCCCTAGTGGTATCGAGGCCTTGTTGCCATGGCTACTGACCAGCAATTGGCAGCAGTAGCTGGCAGCTAAGAGagtgaggttgccagattggccTTACTGATTCATATTGATCTAAAGGCAAATTAAAATTCACAAATCCGACTAGATTAATGGGTACACTACCGTATTTAAATGGATAACTTTTATGCGACCTGCCGGCTTCAGTCTATGATAAAAGCTTTTAGGTGTTAAAATACCAGAAGCATTCTTGTGTGGTAGTATAATAGTATAAGTAAATGGAATACATAATGGAACAAATATGTGCTTTGATACTTCTGTTATATGCATTTTACCATGCTGAAACTTAAAAAGTTTATTGGTATAGGCTACTTTGTGCGTTTATACAACATTAGCTCCACctgctgtcagtttttttttatcaggtcTTGTAATTAAAGTCCAGATGTTCAGCACTTATAAGCCTTATTTATCTGCTATATATTTTCGCTGTGATATGATTTTATCTATATGCTGAAAGAGTCTTCCTTGGTTTCAGATTAAAAGAATTCTGTCAATGTTCTtgtgaaaatgtcatttttattatatattccCACTGTATATACCTTGGAAGCGTGTAAGCATATTTGGGGAAAAGCAGTGTACTTGCATGTTGGTTGCCAAAACCATGTCACTGCCCACAGCACTTAATTAATCACAGACAATTGCTTTCCTGCATCCCCAACACATAAAGATATGATGTTTTATTGGTTTATTAACTTATAATTAAAATAGTTGTCCATGTGCTCATTGTTTTATATGCCCAGATGTGTACTGTGCCATTCTGAACTATGCAAAAACTTTTTGATCTATGCAATTTATTGCATCTATCTATGCATACATGAGATGTCATTTAAATATTGCCTTATTAGTTTTCCctcatgtattttttattacataaaagcataaaaaatcatatttaattgTATGTCTTGAAGCttctttacatattttatttatgtaagtAGTCCTCTTTAGACATCTCAAATATAATCACTGAATAAAAGTAACCAAAAAAAGTAAACCAAATCACTGGCTCATGAGCTATTTCGATAACCTAGCTTTAAGGTTTAAGCAACATACAGTCTTTCTTCTGAATTTGTAGTAATTCACATGATTCAAGGCATGTTAAATATTAGGCTCAGCAACAGGGCTAATCTTCATACGATTTCTTACAGGAATTTTATCAAACACAGTGCTCCACTGTGTTTGAATTCATTAGGGCCTTGGTGAAATATAACCTACCCCTGGAATTACATGACTATAAAACAATGTGATGAGCAGAGTTTTGGCTGTAATAATCCAGTGGTTGAGGCTTTAAAAGTTAGGTTGTGAGTTGAAATCCAAGCACCAGCAAGCTACTTGACCCTTAACCTTCAAATGCACACTTTTagttttggtgagtctgtgtCAATGATAGCCTCAGAGTCCTGCTTCCTCCAGACTCCAGATTCCTGCTGACAGGAATGGTACCCAATATGATTTCCttttgtagcccatccacctcagGGTTCAATGATTTGTGCAtgtttgagatgcttttctgctcaccacagttgtaaacagTGATCATTTGGGTTACTATATCCTTCCAGGCAGCCTAAACCAATCTGGCCATTGTCCTCTGACTTCTCTTATCAACAAAGCACTTCCACTTACAGAACTGTTTTCACACCTTTCTGCGCAAACTCTAGAAACTATTTTGTTTGAAAATGCCAGGAGATCAGAGAACTAGCACCAACAACTCTATCAAGGTAAAAGTAACAAAGATCACATATTTTCCCTttcctgatgtttgatgtgaaaattAACTAATCATCTGCATGATTGTATGAATTGTGCTCCTACCACTTGTTTAAATGTCTAAATAACTCTATAAATGTGCAGgcgtacaggtgttcctataaAAGTGGGCATTTAATTGTAGGGCATATACTTATGATATGTAAGATATGTGATATGATACACATGAAGATACACATATTGCAAGATATGTGAATGTTTTAACTGTTGCTTTTTCAGACAGCCAGATATAGGAAATTCTACGAGCTTCTATTATTTGCATGATCAGTTTTGTGAGTTGAATACAACCTCCTAGTTGTATTTAGCTGTCTATATGATTTCCTCCCAACTTATTAAGCTATAGTGCAATCAAAATAAACTTACCTTGTTACTCTTAAGCATTATTCTGCAGGTCAGGCCATCCAAGTGTAAAGCAGGAGTGTTCATGTGGGCTTGAAGTGGTGAAAAATAGGCTTATTGAGGCTTGAAGCTAACAGTAAATTCCAAGGACAGAATTTAATCCTACTCAGCAGCTCAGTAGTGGTCATTCACTGAAAAACACTTtggatttctttcttcttgAATCACTTAGTTTAATACCTGAAATGGCCACACGGTGGCTCAGTAAAAATTCAAATAAGGGCTTGGTGGCTTGTGCGTGTTTACACAAGCAGGTACAGATGGCCTGAGAATGTAAATCACACTTTACTACAACTTACCTTAATGTGTAATAACTTacgaccactgcccaatctccagatttgaaccctattgaaaacctctggaatgtcatcaagaggaagatggatggtcacaaaccatcaagcaaagctgagctgtttgcttttttgcgaaaagagtggtataaagttccccaacagcaatgtgaaaaactggtggagagcatggagccaaaacgcatgcaaatcagggttattccaccaaatactgatttcttaatgttatatagccaaagcattaacacaattcatttacaaattatttgcattttgtttttatttgagttattaaagctcagcaaatactgcatgatcttgggttattttgatgtgttatCATTTCcgttaaatatacactctaaataacaatagttatagtTTGAATTTAGgcgaaatattgtcagcagttcacaaaatatatacaatgtCAACAAATCATTTAACTACTGAATGAATTAATACTTTATGAATAACGAGCTAAGTAATAATCATGACACAAAACAGGTGCTTTAAATCAAGCAGTCTGGTTTTATTATAGCATAAATGTCATTATcagttatcatcatcatcatcatcatcataatctccTTAACTGATACCTATCAGATCAACAATCTTTGCTACAATAGAACAATTTGAATCTTTGTAAGATATTTGATGTGTTAAAGTAGCTATTCACTTACTAGTtgactttatttactttaaaggGATACTGTATAGCCTATCCATCCATTCCAGATGAATCATACTGCACAATCACTAACAATGTTCGACACATTCTCCCAGAGTGGAAAGTACTGTTTCTTCTGGGCTACACACAGTTTTGGAAGCAAATGAAGCTGTTATATTTACTGCTTCAAAGTTTTCCTCTCCCCTTCCTCCAGAATTCACCCgtcccacccccccaccccctaccaccaccacaagccttgacatggaattaaaattaaaacagcatcacacatttattttaaacatctacacacaaacacactcagctGCCTTACTCTTGTATATCAACTCCACAACCACACATAACAATCAGCTGTTGTCTGCACTGGAATGTTAATTAATCGAACAAGTTTAGTTAAATCTACACTTGTAAAATGTGGCTGTAGTTTAAAGCCTTTACATATGTGGAGCAAAACCTCTTATTTAAATGCTTGTGGCATATCTTCTGTCTGTGATTCCTCATTAAAACATCAGTGGTAGTCAACATTCATTATGCAGCACAGAACATTCTGACAAGATTgcctgaacattttttttccctctttgaTTTTTCCCCAAATATGGAATCCTGTGAGTGCTACTAGGAGGTCTACTTAGACTGCATGTTTTTAAATGATAGCATGTCCATTCACATAactgagtgaatgactgagtggaTGTGTTTGAACCTCTAACTATCCATGGAGCTGAAGCTTAAAAGcatcatatttttttctttttctcttttttttttcagagtgAGAAAATGTGAACCTGCCAAATATGGTTGCTTATCCTATGACAAACAATAGAGCTTGAGTAGTGACATATTGCAACTGTAGTATGAGTCCCAGATCCACAAGCACTAAATATAGAAAGGCATcaaatatacatacaaacataaaaacactcaAACAAATATAACATGTAGGACTGAGTAACAGGAAATATGGTGTTATGAGTAtctgtgcaaaaataaaaaaaatgttgggTAGATGTGTGCCCTATATGCAAAATGGGTACAGACTGTGGCCACTGATACATACAATTATTAGCAATCAGTGAGTATTTCTTGGCACACTAACCATTTTCATTAATGATTAGCTGATTCATGCTAATGTGACACAATATGAGAGACAAGTATAGAGGCTATAATGGAAGGCAATGTATTGTATGGTTGCACCATAACGTCCCATAAAACAAGGTGTCTATGTGAGGCAAAGTATTTGAGCAAAGCCCTTCATGAGGCAAAACTGGTGATACACTACAGAACAAATAATCTTACTAATATAGCAAATGTACCCAAAACATAATGTGCTTCACTATACCAAAGTGATGTGATGAAGCTTCCAGCATTGAGAACACTCTCCACGTTTTTATGCTTGTCATATCAACTAGGTACAGAGCCATTTCATGTCCAGAATATAGCAT is from Hemibagrus wyckioides isolate EC202008001 linkage group LG07, SWU_Hwy_1.0, whole genome shotgun sequence and encodes:
- the tmem179ba gene encoding transmembrane protein 179B gives rise to the protein MALPRLLLLLLELALNACCFICGIITAASVTLTQGDFSGKCLLYGSVRLNNSEIDVSWSSAPSLCYFVSGISVCVAVFCFSTTLYWVYSFCVDGEVKRERIWMTFSLLVSGVFLFFLLVTGCILKVGRDKFCESVIKTVPNISRCDGAQSQKWKSPLIGSSFYTKLLNAETAVWVNFFIWIIVVVLVVVQRRRGAENTRLEDPGASPSETEPFFKRPGQPN